In one Salvelinus fontinalis isolate EN_2023a chromosome 16, ASM2944872v1, whole genome shotgun sequence genomic region, the following are encoded:
- the LOC129812733 gene encoding glycine-rich protein 1-like isoform X3, with protein MWAIHGPMRLRACRPLPQLFIECVSRTPPSFINAQEPRDCQEPRDCQQPRDCQEPRDCQEPRDCQEPQDCQEPQDPDDSQRIKQNRKRMIITGAAATVGAAAAVVGAPVALGVAGLTTVGVAAGATAGGAAIGAAGLSGVATAAVGGVGAAVSGAMGWVAAGAGFSGAAATTAATAGAAGLSATATAAVGGVGAAVGGTAGWLASRTRTPEGKEETGAATAAAAGGAAGLSGEATEAVGGVRAAVGGASEGEGGVEERELSGATTAAAEGAAGLSGEATAAVGGVRTAVGGAAGWLFSRIRTSKKVGGE; from the exons CAATGCTCAGGAGCCTCGGGACTGTCAGGAGCCTCGGGACTGTCAGCAGCCTCGGGACTGTCAGGAGCCTCGGGACTGTCAGGAGCCTCGGGACTGTCAGGAGCCTCAAGACTGTCAGGAGCCTCAGGACCCGGATGATTCACAAAGAATCAAACAGAAca GAAAAAGGATGATCATTACAGGAGCAGCAGCAACAGTGGGAGCAG CTGCGGCAGTGGTGGGGGCACCAGTTGCCCTGGGAGTGGCAGGTTTGACTACTGTTGGGGTTGCTGCTGGAGCAACTGCAGGGGGCGCCGCAATAG GTGCTGCAGGGCTTTCAGGAGTGGCTACAGCGGCGGTGGGGGGTGTTGGAGCTGCAGTTAGTGGCGCCATGGGATGGGTGGCCGCAGGAGCAGGGTTCTCAGGAGCAGCAGCTACTACAGCAGCTACGGCAG GTGCTGCAGGGCTCTCTGCAACAGCTACAGCAGCCGTGGGAGGTGTTGGAGCAGCAGTTGGGGGAACAGCAGGATGGCTGGCCTCAAGGACTAGGACACCTGAAGGGAAAGAAGAGACAGGAGCAGCTACagcagctgctgcaggag GTGCTGCAGGGCTTTCAGGAGAGGCTACAGAGGCTGTGGGAGGTGTTAGAGCAGCAGTTGGTGGAGCGTctgaaggggagggaggagtcgAGGAGAGAGAGCTTTCAGGAGCAACTACAGCTGCTGCAGAAG GTGCTGCAGGGCTTTCAGGAGAGGCTACAGCGGCTGTGGGTGGTGTTAGAACAGCAGTTGGTGGAGCGGCGGGATGGCTGTTCTCAAGAATCAGGACGTCTAAAAAGGTGGGAGGAGAgtaa
- the LOC129812733 gene encoding interferon alpha-inducible protein 27-like protein 2B isoform X2: MWAIHGPMRLRACRPLPQLFIECVSRTPPSFINAQEPRDCQEPRDCQQPRDCQEPRDCQEPRDCQEPQDCQEPQDPDDSQRIKQNRTGTIAAAATATVGAVAAVAMAPVVLGAIGFTAGGIAAGSYAASMMSAAAAVNGGGIAAGGLVAALQSAGAAGLSGVATAAVGGVGAAVSGAMGWVAAGAGFSGAAATTAATAGAAGLSATATAAVGGVGAAVGGTAGWLASRTRTPEGKEETGAATAAAAGGAAGLSGEATEAVGGVRAAVGGASEGEGGVEERELSGATTAAAEGAAGLSGEATAAVGGVRTAVGGAAGWLFSRIRTSKKVGGE, from the exons CAATGCTCAGGAGCCTCGGGACTGTCAGGAGCCTCGGGACTGTCAGCAGCCTCGGGACTGTCAGGAGCCTCGGGACTGTCAGGAGCCTCGGGACTGTCAGGAGCCTCAAGACTGTCAGGAGCCTCAGGACCCGGATGATTCACAAAGAATCAAACAGAAca GAACAGGTACAATTGctgcagcagcaacagcaacagTGGGAGCAG TTGCGGCAGTGGCAATGGCACCAGTTGTCCTAGGAGCGATAGGATTCACTGCTGGTGGGATTGCTGCTGGATCATATGCAGCAAGCATGATGTCTGCAGCGGCTGCGGTAAATGGAGGTGGGATAGCAGCCGGGGGTCTTGTTGCTGCTCTACAGTCAGCAG GTGCTGCAGGGCTTTCAGGAGTGGCTACAGCGGCGGTGGGGGGTGTTGGAGCTGCAGTTAGTGGCGCCATGGGATGGGTGGCCGCAGGAGCAGGGTTCTCAGGAGCAGCAGCTACTACAGCAGCTACGGCAG GTGCTGCAGGGCTCTCTGCAACAGCTACAGCAGCCGTGGGAGGTGTTGGAGCAGCAGTTGGGGGAACAGCAGGATGGCTGGCCTCAAGGACTAGGACACCTGAAGGGAAAGAAGAGACAGGAGCAGCTACagcagctgctgcaggag GTGCTGCAGGGCTTTCAGGAGAGGCTACAGAGGCTGTGGGAGGTGTTAGAGCAGCAGTTGGTGGAGCGTctgaaggggagggaggagtcgAGGAGAGAGAGCTTTCAGGAGCAACTACAGCTGCTGCAGAAG GTGCTGCAGGGCTTTCAGGAGAGGCTACAGCGGCTGTGGGTGGTGTTAGAACAGCAGTTGGTGGAGCGGCGGGATGGCTGTTCTCAAGAATCAGGACGTCTAAAAAGGTGGGAGGAGAgtaa
- the LOC129812733 gene encoding spidroin-1-like isoform X1 — MWAIHGPMRLRACRPLPQLFIECVSRTPPSFINAQEPRDCQEPRDCQQPRDCQEPRDCQEPRDCQEPQDCQEPQDPDDSQRIKQNRKRMIITGAAATVGAAAAVVGAPVALGVAGLTTVGVAAGATAGGAAIGTGTIAAAATATVGAVAAVAMAPVVLGAIGFTAGGIAAGSYAASMMSAAAAVNGGGIAAGGLVAALQSAGAAGLSGVATAAVGGVGAAVSGAMGWVAAGAGFSGAAATTAATAGAAGLSATATAAVGGVGAAVGGTAGWLASRTRTPEGKEETGAATAAAAGGAAGLSGEATEAVGGVRAAVGGASEGEGGVEERELSGATTAAAEGAAGLSGEATAAVGGVRTAVGGAAGWLFSRIRTSKKVGGE; from the exons CAATGCTCAGGAGCCTCGGGACTGTCAGGAGCCTCGGGACTGTCAGCAGCCTCGGGACTGTCAGGAGCCTCGGGACTGTCAGGAGCCTCGGGACTGTCAGGAGCCTCAAGACTGTCAGGAGCCTCAGGACCCGGATGATTCACAAAGAATCAAACAGAAca GAAAAAGGATGATCATTACAGGAGCAGCAGCAACAGTGGGAGCAG CTGCGGCAGTGGTGGGGGCACCAGTTGCCCTGGGAGTGGCAGGTTTGACTACTGTTGGGGTTGCTGCTGGAGCAACTGCAGGGGGCGCCGCAATAG GAACAGGTACAATTGctgcagcagcaacagcaacagTGGGAGCAG TTGCGGCAGTGGCAATGGCACCAGTTGTCCTAGGAGCGATAGGATTCACTGCTGGTGGGATTGCTGCTGGATCATATGCAGCAAGCATGATGTCTGCAGCGGCTGCGGTAAATGGAGGTGGGATAGCAGCCGGGGGTCTTGTTGCTGCTCTACAGTCAGCAG GTGCTGCAGGGCTTTCAGGAGTGGCTACAGCGGCGGTGGGGGGTGTTGGAGCTGCAGTTAGTGGCGCCATGGGATGGGTGGCCGCAGGAGCAGGGTTCTCAGGAGCAGCAGCTACTACAGCAGCTACGGCAG GTGCTGCAGGGCTCTCTGCAACAGCTACAGCAGCCGTGGGAGGTGTTGGAGCAGCAGTTGGGGGAACAGCAGGATGGCTGGCCTCAAGGACTAGGACACCTGAAGGGAAAGAAGAGACAGGAGCAGCTACagcagctgctgcaggag GTGCTGCAGGGCTTTCAGGAGAGGCTACAGAGGCTGTGGGAGGTGTTAGAGCAGCAGTTGGTGGAGCGTctgaaggggagggaggagtcgAGGAGAGAGAGCTTTCAGGAGCAACTACAGCTGCTGCAGAAG GTGCTGCAGGGCTTTCAGGAGAGGCTACAGCGGCTGTGGGTGGTGTTAGAACAGCAGTTGGTGGAGCGGCGGGATGGCTGTTCTCAAGAATCAGGACGTCTAAAAAGGTGGGAGGAGAgtaa